CTATCTAACAAGAAAATGACCATGAATGAATCATGGACAGTCAACAAAAATCAAAACTAACTAATTGACCTCGTTGATAGAAACAAAAAATATGATTGGAAGAATATACATAACTCTGCATAGCTAAACCGTAGTTAAACCAAGTTCACATCAGCAATAACCAACAGAAAGATACAAAAAATTACATGATTCGGACCCAACAGAAGCTCCTGCCAGGACAAAATTACCATGAGCATCTTTCCCAGAGGACCTATCCTACCCACATGGCAATAGCACCTGATGGCTAAAAGAGAACCATACAAGCCCCTAGCTACTATGGCATTGACTTGTTTGGTAGCTCCGGCAACATCTCATAACTGAACCAAAAAACAATATGAACCAACAAGCATTTGGCAGGACCAAACAGAATTAATAAACAAAGCAAGGAAGAATACAAAAGCCTACATCGACAAAGACAAGCACAGTTGTTTTTACAACAATATGCATCATCAAAAGGCTATGCAGAGTTGTTCTTTAGAGGCTATGCGAAGTTGTTCTTTAGAGGCTATGCAGAGTTGTGTATATTCTTCCAATAAAGCAGTTGACCTGTATGATGAGATCCATGGACGCGCGACAACACAAGAAAAAACAACTACCCTCTAAAGAACCCCATGCCAGCCATAGACAGACCGCACAGATCCTCCCTACAACTCGAACGAAGAGGACCACATCAAACACCGGCCAAAAAAGGGGAAAAAAGAGGCAGACCTGCAGGTCCGTGGACTCAGCCTACGTAGGAAGACCATGTTGAGCACAAAACGGACGAAGGCCAGGACGAGGCGGAACACAACAAACCTGCAACAAAATAATCATAGGGATATTAGAGGAAACCAAGAGAGGGCAGGGGAGGAGGAAACTTTACAATAATATGCATCATCAAAAGAAGAAAAGGATAAGAAATCCAAGATGAACTCATCATACCACTTTCTGTTGGGGGGGCCTTTGGTGATGGCTTGGTCGCAACCGCCGATGGGGAGGAGGAAGATGAGGCCACCAATGAGAAGGAGGGCAGCATCAGCAAGGGGCGTGGATGAGAAGGAGAGCGACAGCAAGGGGTTGTCTCTGTAAGGAATCACTGCTTGTTAATGAAGATAGCCAGCAAGATAATGGGGGAAATAAACACTCTGTCAATCCTGTGGCTTAGAATGCAACACTCTGAATGAGCAAATTCATGTTAAAACTAAAATCCTACATTACCATCTACCTGGAGCTAAGAATACAAATTAGTCTAGCTAACGTCCTTTTAAACCTTAATTAAAGTTTCCCCTGATTGAGTATAGTCCTTGTAAAAAAAAGTTGCATAAGCAATTATTCACTGGAAACATATTAATTTTAGTACTGTATATTATGTACAGATGGACATCTACACACAAACAACTCATGAGTCAATCCAAACTACACCACGAGTGGTGCATACTAATAAACTGGTATATCCATATATATAAAGGATATTAAGAAAGCTAACAGGATTATCAAGAACACAGTGTAACAATCAGAGGGATTCCAAAGCTATTAATTATTTAAGAAGGGACTAAGCTGGAAAGAGGAAAGAAAATACAACAAAGAGAGCAATAAAAATTCAAGCTTATATTCACAGGCTTTTGAAAAAAAATACAGCTAGAGGCTATCTTGCATACTCTCAAGCTCCAACAGTATCTGTAGTACCTTTGGAGGAGGTGATTCTTAGCAAATCAGGAAAGAAGCTACTTTCTACCAAACTGGCCTGACCGTGAACAGCGCCATTGGAAACAAAAACAGAACGATCAAAGACTCTAAACTCTCCACCATCCATGCATGTCACTACCACACCAGCTTCTTCAACTATCTATTGAAAAATGACTAAATTCGCCAAATAATTATATACTGGCAAACTCCACGGAGTAAAGAGTTGCTTAGAGAAGTAAATAAGAAGCCATACTACTCAGGATCGATGAAATTTATCTAATTGAAATAAAGACTGATAGATAAATATATTTCAGAATATCAATATACACATCACTTtgatactccctccttcccaaaaTATCTCATATGTTTTTATAATAATTTTGTAGCATACAATAAGTGAAAATAATAGTCAAAGTTATGCGACGAAGACCCAAAAAGTCAACTGCGCCTTATATTTTGGGAAGGAGGGTGTACCTTTTACTATGCGAATTCTAGATTTGATTACAGAAACTGAAATCAATTTCTTTCAAAGATTAGTTCAGAACTGCTCAATGATATCCTTAAGATAAGATTAACTCTGTTATTTTCAACCCAAATTATGAGAGTACGGAAATATAAGAACCATCATAAACATGAGGAAAGATTATCTGAATGAAAAGATGGTAAGGTTTGAAAATAAGCAAATAAGCCAGTCCCACTTTCTACCAAACTGATGATTATTTAGCAAATCTGATTCCACGGTGTAAGGAGTACCAGAATGCCAGCAACCATATCACACGGCTTAAGCCGATATTCCCAGTAAGCCTCTGTAATGCCTAGACCAACATGGGACATATCAGCAGCAGCAGAGCCTAGCCTTCGTACTCCATGAAAGCATGTACATTTTGAAAAATGATTAAAGAAACAACATA
The Aegilops tauschii subsp. strangulata cultivar AL8/78 chromosome 3, Aet v6.0, whole genome shotgun sequence genome window above contains:
- the LOC109740908 gene encoding uncharacterized protein isoform X6 gives rise to the protein MGAPLPIHAATKACAEVVMEAVIKLHNIQHKGVADLVTEDNPLLSLSFSSTPLADAALLLIGGLIFLLPIGGCDQAITKGPPNRKWFVVFRLVLAFVRFVLNMVFLRRLSPRTCREEPLLVSLL
- the LOC109740908 gene encoding uncharacterized protein isoform X5; this translates as MGAPLPIHAATKACAEVVMEAVIKLHNIQHKGVADLVTEDNPLLSLSFSSTPLADAALLLIGGLIFLLPIGGCDQAITKGPPNRKWFVVFRLVLAFVRFVLNMVFLRRLSPRTCRLTILLWEFLAEWFLILCWIILEFLELFTGEGCTHRTH